One stretch of Roseimicrobium sp. ORNL1 DNA includes these proteins:
- a CDS encoding LysR substrate-binding domain-containing protein → MELRHLRYFQAVAEALNFTKAAAQLRVAQPALSRQVQDLEEEIGVDLLVRSPRGVTLTAEGKLFLAEVKDLLARADESIEKVRALARGEYGELHVGYAPTPTSEILPRALAAFQRVAPRVQVVLHDLAGDEMYAGLRDGTLHLAITAQSASNAPITGVTYEELRQYVFCVALPPGHRLAKKKAVSLAEVAAEPLVALRKRDYSEYHVILQHIFAPSRLRPNIAAEVDGANTLITGVESGRGVAVVTELFRSITGERLLYRPIIDCPVTQSVGLACAVEGDITPAGEKFRDVLREVAGELGMGGKGKGKCEVSPRGKKRT, encoded by the coding sequence ATGGAACTGCGGCACCTGAGATACTTCCAGGCGGTGGCGGAGGCGCTGAACTTTACGAAGGCGGCCGCCCAGCTCCGTGTGGCCCAGCCTGCCCTCAGTCGCCAGGTGCAGGACCTCGAGGAGGAGATTGGCGTGGACCTCCTGGTGCGCAGCCCGCGTGGCGTCACGCTCACGGCGGAGGGGAAGCTCTTCCTCGCGGAGGTAAAGGACCTCCTCGCTCGTGCGGATGAATCCATCGAGAAGGTACGCGCTCTGGCCCGTGGTGAGTACGGCGAGCTGCACGTGGGATACGCGCCTACGCCCACGAGCGAGATTCTGCCGCGTGCGCTCGCGGCGTTTCAGAGGGTCGCGCCACGCGTGCAGGTGGTGCTGCATGACCTGGCTGGAGATGAAATGTACGCCGGCCTGCGCGATGGCACGCTGCACCTCGCCATCACCGCGCAGTCTGCATCGAATGCGCCCATCACCGGGGTGACGTACGAAGAGCTGCGCCAGTATGTTTTCTGCGTGGCCCTGCCGCCGGGGCATCGTCTCGCGAAGAAGAAGGCGGTGTCGCTCGCGGAGGTGGCTGCCGAGCCACTCGTGGCCTTGAGGAAACGTGACTACTCGGAGTATCACGTCATCCTGCAGCACATCTTCGCACCGTCCAGGCTGCGTCCAAACATCGCGGCGGAAGTGGATGGCGCCAATACACTCATCACTGGCGTGGAGTCGGGCAGGGGAGTGGCCGTGGTCACGGAGCTCTTCCGCAGCATCACCGGCGAGCGCCTCCTGTATCGGCCCATCATTGATTGCCCCGTGACGCAGAGTGTGGGCCTGGCCTGCGCCGTGGAAGGTGACATCACGCCCGCGGGAGAGAAGTTTCGTGATGTGTTGCGTGAGGTGGCGGGGGAGCTGGGGATGGGTGGAAAAGGAAAGGGAAAGTGCGAAGTGAGTCCACGAGGGAAGAAGCGGACGTAA
- a CDS encoding FkbM family methyltransferase: MLATLTSHLREKYHPLWRLRQIPAFRRLQKALDFTTYTAIPGTNLKVAVRFIRDSSWIWAPQALEPEIRLAFEHVLAGLKPRIFWDIGANIGLYSWLVRQAGSIDQVVMFEPDPTNYALISRTLKRNAISDCVAMNVAMADHDGQASFLVDPASGATGTLGGTATDGISVTLHQAYGMRETISCRTVTMDKLVAEGLAAPDFIKVDVEGAESLVLAGGQKFLRERHPALIIEAGSDEVIKSLEEIGYAAMQIDHGNWLFIESGQESDVFTALKHALEARSVSVLQA; this comes from the coding sequence ATGCTCGCAACCCTCACCTCACACCTTCGGGAGAAATATCATCCCCTCTGGAGACTGCGGCAAATTCCTGCGTTTCGTCGACTTCAGAAGGCACTCGACTTCACGACATACACAGCGATTCCGGGGACCAATCTCAAAGTCGCGGTGCGGTTCATCCGGGATTCCAGTTGGATATGGGCTCCGCAGGCGCTGGAACCTGAAATCCGCCTCGCATTTGAGCATGTCCTCGCTGGGCTGAAGCCCCGCATCTTTTGGGACATCGGGGCAAACATCGGTCTCTATTCCTGGCTCGTCCGGCAAGCCGGGTCGATTGACCAGGTGGTGATGTTCGAGCCGGACCCCACGAACTACGCGCTTATTTCCAGGACGCTCAAAAGAAACGCCATTTCCGACTGTGTTGCCATGAATGTAGCCATGGCGGATCATGACGGACAGGCTTCGTTCCTCGTGGATCCCGCCAGTGGTGCCACGGGCACCTTGGGAGGCACGGCGACCGATGGAATCTCTGTCACTCTGCATCAAGCCTATGGGATGCGTGAGACCATTTCCTGCCGCACCGTGACCATGGACAAGCTGGTAGCGGAGGGCTTGGCGGCTCCCGACTTTATCAAAGTGGATGTGGAAGGAGCAGAAAGTCTCGTGCTCGCCGGCGGTCAAAAATTCCTGCGTGAGCGTCACCCCGCCCTGATCATCGAAGCCGGCAGTGACGAAGTCATCAAGTCCCTGGAGGAGATCGGGTACGCCGCCATGCAGATTGACCATGGCAACTGGCTGTTCATTGAATCCGGCCAGGAGAGCGACGTTTTCACGGCGCTCAAACATGCCCTGGAGGCACGCAGTGTCAGCGTGCTCCAGGCATGA
- a CDS encoding glycosyl hydrolase family 28 protein, with translation MKLGAAFVFVLLLLMASSLARAEVISYPRVPGDAANLDYPSVKVNGTAIDTCSTAMNVGYAHCAFPDKAEIEITTREPIKTFDISPHRAGVVAKAVGNKLVFTLAKPVHLHISVNQLPRFFLFTEEPESSVPKVGEDGVFELTALGVRSSPEEVQTKQLQRAIDEVSARKGTLLIPPGIYRTGELQLKSHLTLYLAPGAVLKGTGKIADHPRSDLGTQLLLLQDCEDVHIQGRGVIDGQGRQLRLSGENSSNSRSKLLRSMRARNITVEGVILRDAGTWGVHLIESEDLRFTNVKLISNTRHDDPTFPWEMNTDGFDPDNSSRVLIERCFISSNDDSIAVKLRYGTRRDCSSIVFRNNICWTVKSALKIGSEVYEKKLSDVTFENNDVIRADRGIVVYAYDGATVEKAVWRGNHYEFIGGDTKRMLMEIKLNEDDGKGQLRDLLIQNETFESEAETPSKLQGLDATHQLENVTFDNLVIAGKKRLSAAEARIEISRHVGEVRFK, from the coding sequence ATGAAACTCGGCGCCGCTTTTGTTTTTGTATTGTTGCTGCTCATGGCCTCCAGCCTCGCGCGCGCAGAGGTCATCAGCTATCCGCGTGTGCCCGGTGATGCTGCCAACTTGGATTACCCCAGTGTGAAGGTCAATGGCACAGCCATCGACACCTGCAGTACAGCCATGAACGTGGGCTATGCCCACTGCGCCTTTCCAGACAAAGCGGAAATAGAGATCACCACCAGGGAGCCCATTAAGACATTCGACATCAGCCCGCATCGCGCCGGAGTCGTGGCCAAGGCCGTGGGGAACAAGCTGGTATTCACCCTGGCAAAGCCGGTGCACTTGCACATCTCGGTCAATCAATTGCCACGCTTCTTCCTCTTCACGGAAGAACCGGAGTCTTCCGTGCCGAAGGTGGGCGAAGACGGTGTGTTTGAACTCACGGCGCTGGGTGTGCGCAGTTCACCGGAGGAGGTGCAAACGAAGCAACTCCAGCGCGCCATTGATGAAGTATCCGCCAGGAAAGGCACCTTGCTCATCCCACCGGGCATCTACCGGACTGGCGAGCTGCAGCTGAAGAGCCACCTCACGCTCTACCTCGCACCCGGCGCCGTCCTCAAGGGTACAGGTAAGATAGCCGACCACCCGCGGAGCGATCTTGGCACCCAACTCCTCCTCCTGCAGGACTGCGAGGATGTGCACATCCAGGGACGTGGTGTCATTGATGGACAAGGCCGCCAGTTGCGACTCTCGGGCGAAAACTCTTCCAACTCCCGCAGCAAGCTCTTGCGCAGCATGCGCGCTCGCAACATCACGGTGGAGGGAGTCATTCTACGCGACGCAGGCACCTGGGGAGTGCATCTCATCGAGTCCGAGGATCTGCGCTTCACCAACGTGAAGCTCATCTCAAATACCAGGCACGATGACCCCACCTTCCCCTGGGAGATGAATACCGACGGCTTCGACCCGGACAACTCCTCCCGCGTACTCATCGAGCGCTGCTTCATCAGCAGCAACGATGATTCCATCGCGGTGAAACTCCGCTACGGCACACGACGCGACTGCTCCAGTATCGTCTTCCGCAACAACATCTGCTGGACCGTCAAGTCAGCCCTCAAAATCGGCAGTGAAGTCTACGAGAAGAAGCTGAGTGATGTGACCTTTGAGAACAACGACGTGATCCGTGCTGACCGCGGCATCGTGGTCTATGCCTACGACGGCGCCACCGTGGAAAAGGCAGTGTGGCGGGGGAACCACTACGAGTTCATCGGTGGTGACACGAAGCGGATGCTCATGGAGATCAAACTCAATGAGGACGACGGAAAAGGCCAGCTCCGGGACCTTCTCATTCAGAACGAGACCTTCGAGAGCGAAGCCGAAACCCCCTCCAAGTTGCAGGGTCTCGACGCGACGCATCAGCTTGAGAACGTCACCTTCGACAACCTTGTCATCGCAGGCAAAAAGCGGCTCAGCGCCGCGGAGGCACGCATCGAGATATCGCGCCACGTTGGCGAGGTGCGATTCAAATAG
- a CDS encoding MBOAT family protein, whose product MLFNSFDYVLFFPIVFALYWAVPFRVQQGLLLAASYLFYGWWGFFEPKLSGWEKALPLVLLAASTLFTHVCAKAVYALPEESRKRRMWFWIGVAANLGMLGYFKYRGFLLENVNVLSTQFGWTTTPVVMQFILPAGISFYTFQGLSYLIDVDGGSQKPAERVWDFALFHAFFPQLVAGPIERSRNLLPQLTAPRTLEPEQLWSGLQLIVIGYVKKVAIADAIAPMTREAFSNPASQTGVGLMLALYLFALQIYGDFSGYSDIARGSARLLGVNLMINFRQPYFARNITEFWERWHISLSTWLRDYVFVPLCRQFRGKKWLNFNLFLTMLISGIWHGASWNFVMWGVVLGLMLVAHKLWSGPKASKHPHRPRNAREWLVQVSGMVLTFHCVCLTLIFVKTASLATAWAYITGIFQGGAIAPDVMTLWYVIFYGLVVLFLDFPCWWRDRELPVAETASPWRRGVTYGGLLLLLAFLGEMEGVSFVYFQF is encoded by the coding sequence ATGCTGTTTAATTCGTTCGATTACGTCCTCTTTTTCCCCATCGTCTTCGCCCTCTACTGGGCGGTGCCGTTCCGTGTGCAGCAGGGGCTGCTGCTGGCGGCGAGCTATCTCTTCTACGGATGGTGGGGGTTCTTTGAGCCAAAGCTGAGTGGCTGGGAAAAGGCGCTGCCGCTGGTGCTGCTGGCCGCGTCCACCCTCTTCACCCATGTGTGCGCGAAAGCGGTGTATGCACTGCCGGAGGAATCGAGGAAGCGCAGGATGTGGTTCTGGATTGGGGTGGCGGCGAATCTCGGCATGCTCGGCTACTTCAAGTATCGCGGCTTCCTCCTGGAGAATGTGAATGTGCTCTCCACGCAGTTCGGCTGGACGACGACGCCGGTGGTCATGCAGTTCATCCTGCCGGCGGGCATCAGCTTCTATACCTTCCAGGGGCTGTCTTATCTTATCGATGTGGATGGCGGCTCGCAGAAGCCGGCGGAGAGGGTGTGGGACTTTGCGCTCTTCCACGCGTTCTTCCCGCAGCTCGTGGCAGGACCCATTGAGCGCAGTCGCAATCTCCTGCCGCAGCTCACCGCGCCACGCACGCTCGAGCCGGAGCAGCTCTGGAGTGGACTACAGCTCATCGTCATCGGCTATGTGAAGAAGGTGGCCATTGCCGATGCCATTGCGCCGATGACGCGCGAGGCGTTTTCCAATCCGGCGTCGCAGACGGGCGTGGGGCTCATGCTGGCGCTGTATCTCTTCGCCCTGCAGATCTACGGCGACTTCTCCGGGTATAGTGACATCGCCCGCGGCAGTGCGCGCCTGCTCGGGGTGAATCTGATGATCAACTTCCGCCAGCCGTACTTCGCGCGAAACATCACCGAGTTCTGGGAGCGCTGGCACATCTCGCTCTCCACGTGGTTGCGTGACTATGTCTTCGTGCCGCTGTGCCGCCAGTTCCGGGGGAAGAAGTGGCTGAACTTTAATCTCTTCCTCACCATGCTCATCTCCGGCATCTGGCACGGGGCCTCGTGGAACTTTGTCATGTGGGGTGTGGTGCTGGGATTGATGCTCGTGGCGCACAAGCTGTGGTCCGGGCCGAAGGCGAGCAAGCACCCGCACCGCCCGCGCAATGCACGCGAGTGGCTGGTGCAGGTCAGTGGCATGGTGCTCACCTTCCACTGCGTGTGCCTCACGCTTATCTTCGTGAAGACTGCCTCGCTCGCGACGGCGTGGGCCTACATCACCGGCATCTTCCAGGGCGGGGCCATCGCACCGGATGTGATGACGCTGTGGTATGTGATCTTCTACGGACTGGTGGTCCTCTTCCTCGACTTCCCCTGCTGGTGGCGCGATCGTGAGTTGCCCGTGGCTGAGACGGCGTCACCGTGGAGACGCGGCGTGACGTACGGCGGGTTGCTGCTGTTGCTGGCGTTCCTTGGCGAGATGGAAGGGGTGTCGTTTGTGTATTTCCAGTTTTGA
- a CDS encoding 3-oxoacyl-ACP reductase family protein produces MSTNTNNNSTTTTTKKLAGKVALVTGGSRSIGAAIAKRLAADGAAVAITYTSSPDKADQVVKEIEAAGGKALAIQADAMNEEAVRLSVAKTVGAFGGIDILVNNAGVAAMAPITEFSMADFEKVVGVNVRGVFIATQEAARHMRDNGRIIHIGSTNSDRMPFIGGSVYALSKAALEGFTKGASRDLGPRGITVNNVQPGPIDTDMNPADTDFAKTLLPLLALQRYGHTDEIANFVAFLASPEASYITGANLLADGGFAA; encoded by the coding sequence ATGAGCACGAATACAAACAACAACAGCACCACCACCACCACCAAGAAACTCGCAGGCAAGGTCGCTCTCGTCACCGGCGGATCACGCAGCATCGGCGCAGCGATTGCAAAGCGCCTTGCAGCAGATGGCGCGGCGGTGGCCATCACGTACACTTCGTCTCCGGACAAGGCAGACCAGGTGGTGAAGGAAATCGAAGCAGCCGGTGGCAAGGCCCTCGCCATCCAGGCAGATGCGATGAATGAAGAAGCGGTGCGCCTCTCGGTGGCGAAGACCGTGGGCGCCTTCGGTGGCATCGACATCCTGGTGAACAACGCCGGTGTCGCCGCCATGGCTCCCATCACCGAGTTCTCCATGGCCGACTTCGAAAAGGTCGTCGGGGTGAATGTACGCGGCGTCTTCATCGCCACGCAGGAAGCCGCGCGCCACATGCGTGACAACGGCCGCATCATCCACATCGGCAGCACGAACAGTGACCGCATGCCCTTCATCGGCGGCTCCGTGTATGCGCTGAGCAAGGCCGCACTGGAAGGCTTCACCAAGGGTGCCTCGCGTGACCTCGGCCCCCGCGGCATAACGGTGAACAACGTGCAACCCGGCCCCATCGATACCGACATGAACCCTGCCGACACCGACTTCGCCAAGACGCTCCTCCCCCTGCTCGCGCTGCAGCGCTACGGCCACACGGACGAGATTGCGAACTTCGTCGCCTTCCTCGCCAGTCCCGAGGCCAGCTACATCACCGGCGCGAACCTGCTGGCGGATGGTGGATTTGCGGCGTAA
- a CDS encoding peptidoglycan-binding protein — MKRILSLSIGLALTLTLSHSPLQAGHGHSHGGHCHGGHYHGGSSWFVGISPGWSWGWSYPSYSYYRPYYSYYRPRYSPLYGYAYDYRRPAVFTRPSLSADVQIALRERGYYYGNIDGIIGPQSRNAIKRYQWRNGLPMTGVIDDPLMRSLALR; from the coding sequence ATGAAACGAATCCTTTCACTGTCGATTGGGCTGGCTCTCACGCTCACATTGAGCCACTCCCCGCTTCAGGCGGGTCACGGCCATAGCCACGGAGGTCATTGTCATGGAGGGCATTACCACGGCGGCTCCAGTTGGTTTGTGGGTATAAGTCCGGGATGGTCCTGGGGTTGGTCCTACCCTTCCTATTCCTACTACCGGCCTTACTACTCCTACTATCGCCCCAGGTACTCTCCTCTGTATGGCTATGCCTATGACTATCGACGTCCAGCCGTGTTTACCCGTCCGTCCCTCTCGGCGGACGTGCAAATTGCCCTGAGAGAGAGGGGATATTACTATGGAAATATCGATGGCATCATCGGCCCGCAGAGCCGCAATGCCATCAAGCGCTACCAGTGGAGAAATGGGCTCCCGATGACGGGCGTCATTGATGATCCGTTGATGAGGTCGCTGGCGTTGAGGTGA
- a CDS encoding DoxX family protein, which translates to MTKTKKISYWIATLWLSLGMLSSGIFQLLQMKAGMDVIVHLGYPAYLGPILGVWKVLGVAAILAPGFVLLKEWAYAGFFFVASGAAVSHVIAGHPFGEVFPGVLLLILTLTSWWLRPVSRKVPSVQAVTA; encoded by the coding sequence ATGACAAAGACGAAAAAAATCTCCTACTGGATTGCCACTCTCTGGCTCTCGCTGGGCATGCTCTCCAGCGGCATCTTCCAACTGCTCCAGATGAAGGCGGGAATGGATGTCATCGTCCACCTCGGCTATCCCGCCTATCTGGGCCCCATCCTGGGCGTGTGGAAGGTTCTTGGTGTGGCAGCGATCCTTGCACCTGGATTCGTGTTGCTAAAGGAATGGGCTTACGCGGGCTTCTTCTTTGTCGCGTCCGGAGCGGCCGTCTCGCATGTCATCGCGGGGCATCCCTTTGGTGAAGTATTCCCCGGAGTGCTGCTTCTGATTCTCACACTGACGTCATGGTGGCTCAGGCCCGTGAGCAGGAAGGTGCCCTCTGTTCAAGCGGTGACTGCTTGA
- a CDS encoding SDR family oxidoreductase has protein sequence MKHENKIALVTGSSRGLGRNIALQLARSGADVIVTYRRGKDEGDAVVAEIQALGRKAVALQIDTSLTKTFEAFATTLKEALQATWQRDTFDFLVNNAGIDIAAPFAETTEEQFDSLMNVHFKGVFFLTQRLLPLIADGGRIVNTSTGLARFSIPGYAAYASMKGAIEVLTRYLAKELGKRRINVNAVAPGAIETDFTKEALSHPGMREILNANTALGRVGVPDDIGGVVNFLCSEEGRWVNAQRLEASGGMFL, from the coding sequence ATGAAACACGAAAACAAAATCGCCCTCGTCACCGGCAGCAGCCGTGGCCTGGGTCGCAATATCGCCCTGCAGCTCGCGCGTTCTGGCGCAGACGTCATCGTCACCTATCGCAGGGGCAAGGATGAAGGCGACGCCGTGGTCGCAGAAATCCAGGCGCTCGGTCGCAAGGCCGTGGCGCTGCAGATTGACACCTCGCTGACAAAGACCTTCGAGGCCTTCGCCACCACGCTGAAGGAAGCCCTGCAGGCCACGTGGCAGCGCGACACCTTCGACTTCCTGGTGAACAACGCCGGCATCGACATCGCCGCGCCCTTCGCGGAGACCACGGAGGAACAGTTCGACAGCCTCATGAACGTGCACTTCAAGGGTGTCTTCTTCCTCACCCAGCGCCTGCTGCCGTTGATCGCGGATGGCGGACGCATCGTGAATACCTCCACCGGACTCGCGCGCTTCAGCATCCCCGGCTACGCCGCGTATGCCTCCATGAAGGGTGCCATCGAAGTGCTCACGCGTTATCTCGCCAAGGAACTCGGCAAGCGCCGCATCAACGTGAATGCCGTGGCTCCTGGCGCCATTGAGACAGACTTCACGAAGGAAGCACTCTCACATCCCGGCATGCGCGAGATTCTGAATGCCAACACCGCCCTCGGTCGTGTGGGCGTGCCGGATGACATCGGCGGCGTGGTGAACTTCCTCTGCTCCGAGGAAGGACGCTGGGTGAATGCGCAGCGGCTGGAGGCTTCGGGTGGGATGTTTTTGTGA
- a CDS encoding AraC family transcriptional regulator, producing the protein MGYLGGRTFVYDANHYLVLSVPLPFECETEGSEEEPLLGVSISVTPAMVTELLMQMGAAQPMNGPRPQAIESTAVDAGLASATERLLVALSSAEESRILGPQIVREITYRVLQGNLGQNLRALAAPHSHFGQISRVLQRMHTDYAEIYDVEDMARDAGMSVSTFHAHFKAVTSSSPLQYVKNVKLHKARMLMVHEGASAGAAAEEVGYESVSQFSREFKRLFGNGPAAEAKQWRGTLMRFA; encoded by the coding sequence ATGGGCTACCTCGGCGGGCGCACCTTTGTTTATGATGCAAACCACTATCTTGTATTATCCGTCCCGCTGCCCTTCGAGTGCGAGACGGAGGGGAGCGAGGAGGAGCCGCTGCTGGGCGTCTCCATCAGCGTGACTCCCGCGATGGTGACAGAGCTGCTCATGCAAATGGGTGCTGCGCAGCCCATGAATGGTCCGAGACCGCAGGCGATTGAGAGCACTGCGGTGGATGCCGGCCTTGCCAGCGCCACGGAGCGCCTGCTGGTGGCACTATCGAGTGCGGAGGAGTCGCGCATTCTCGGGCCGCAGATCGTGCGTGAGATCACCTACCGTGTGCTGCAGGGAAACCTGGGACAGAATCTGCGCGCACTCGCCGCACCGCACAGCCACTTCGGCCAGATCAGCCGTGTGCTGCAACGCATGCACACGGACTACGCGGAGATTTATGATGTGGAGGACATGGCGCGTGACGCAGGCATGAGCGTCTCCACCTTTCACGCCCACTTCAAGGCCGTGACCTCATCCTCCCCGCTGCAGTACGTGAAGAATGTGAAGCTGCACAAGGCGCGCATGCTCATGGTGCATGAAGGCGCGAGCGCCGGCGCCGCGGCGGAGGAAGTGGGCTACGAAAGCGTCTCGCAATTTAGCCGCGAGTTTAAGCGCCTCTTCGGCAACGGCCCCGCCGCCGAAGCCAAGCAGTGGCGCGGAACACTGATGCGGTTTGCATGA
- a CDS encoding metalloregulator ArsR/SmtB family transcription factor: protein MNLRRDVFQAIADPTRRAILLLVATQSMTAGAIAANFDTARPTVSKHLQILTECELLAQEQQGREIYYHLNPEKMREIADFIEPFRKHWDDRFNKLEAVMKKYKTPK from the coding sequence ATGAACTTACGACGAGATGTGTTCCAGGCCATCGCAGATCCCACACGGAGGGCCATCCTCCTGCTGGTGGCCACGCAGTCCATGACGGCAGGCGCCATCGCGGCGAACTTCGACACGGCACGGCCCACTGTTTCCAAGCACCTGCAAATCCTCACCGAGTGCGAGCTGCTCGCGCAGGAGCAGCAGGGCAGGGAAATCTACTACCACCTCAATCCAGAGAAGATGCGGGAGATTGCCGATTTCATTGAACCTTTCCGGAAGCACTGGGACGACCGCTTCAACAAGCTCGAAGCGGTGATGAAGAAATACAAAACACCCAAATAA
- a CDS encoding SRPBCC domain-containing protein — protein sequence MERKTNVHAEDGKQELLITREFDLPVELLFRAHVDPEIVEQWMGTKVLKLEGRKHGGWHFETTDPKGNKHVFSGTFHDFTPNEKFTRTFEMEGKPFGAQLEFFDFESLTEDTSRLKMHIVYRSVALRDQMVEMGMTWGINMAHNSLQKVAGKLQSK from the coding sequence ATGGAACGCAAAACCAATGTCCATGCCGAGGACGGCAAGCAGGAACTGCTCATCACCCGCGAGTTTGACCTGCCCGTGGAGCTGCTCTTCCGGGCACATGTCGACCCCGAGATCGTGGAGCAGTGGATGGGCACGAAGGTCCTGAAGCTGGAAGGCAGAAAACATGGGGGCTGGCATTTCGAAACCACCGACCCCAAGGGGAACAAGCACGTCTTCAGCGGGACGTTTCACGACTTCACCCCGAATGAGAAGTTCACGCGCACCTTCGAGATGGAAGGCAAGCCCTTCGGCGCGCAGCTCGAGTTCTTTGACTTCGAGAGTCTCACTGAAGATACCAGCAGACTCAAGATGCACATCGTCTACCGCTCCGTCGCCCTGCGCGACCAGATGGTGGAGATGGGCATGACGTGGGGCATCAACATGGCACACAACAGCCTCCAAAAAGTCGCTGGCAAACTGCAGTCGAAATAG
- a CDS encoding SDR family oxidoreductase — MNTTSIENKVILLTGASSGIGEATARHLAARGGKLLLGARRTDRLEKLVAEIRAAGGTAEFKALDVADLASVQSFADYALETFGRIDVMINNAGVMPLSPLHELKIDEWNMMIDVNIRGVLHGIAAVLPHMRERKSGQIINVSSIGGHQVWPTCAVYSGTKYAVIAISEGLRLENKDVRVTVISPGVVESELSHTISDPSTKAFIDDFRKVALTPDAIARAMAYAIEQPADVDVNEIIVRPTAGDQ; from the coding sequence ATGAACACCACCTCCATCGAAAACAAAGTCATCCTCCTCACCGGCGCCAGCAGCGGCATCGGTGAAGCCACCGCCCGTCACCTCGCTGCCCGTGGGGGCAAGCTCCTGCTCGGCGCGCGTCGCACGGACCGGCTGGAGAAGCTGGTCGCTGAAATTCGCGCAGCCGGTGGCACCGCCGAATTCAAGGCTCTCGACGTCGCCGACCTCGCCAGCGTGCAATCCTTTGCGGACTATGCGCTGGAAACGTTTGGCCGCATCGATGTCATGATCAACAATGCCGGTGTCATGCCGCTCTCGCCCCTGCATGAGTTGAAAATTGATGAGTGGAACATGATGATCGACGTGAACATCCGCGGCGTGCTCCACGGCATCGCCGCCGTGCTGCCCCACATGCGCGAGCGCAAGTCCGGCCAGATCATCAATGTCTCCTCCATCGGCGGGCACCAGGTGTGGCCCACGTGTGCGGTGTACAGCGGCACGAAGTACGCCGTGATTGCCATCTCTGAAGGTCTCCGCCTGGAGAACAAGGACGTGCGCGTCACCGTCATCTCCCCCGGCGTGGTGGAGTCCGAACTCTCCCACACCATCTCGGACCCTTCCACGAAGGCCTTCATCGACGACTTCCGCAAGGTGGCCCTCACGCCCGATGCCATCGCCCGCGCCATGGCCTATGCCATCGAGCAGCCTGCGGATGTGGATGTGAATGAAATCATCGTGCGCCCCACCGCTGGCGATCAGTAG